In Paralichthys olivaceus isolate ysfri-2021 chromosome 1, ASM2471397v2, whole genome shotgun sequence, the following are encoded in one genomic region:
- the cry5 gene encoding cryptochrome circadian regulator 5: protein MADTCIHWFRKGLRLHDNPALLAALRDCKQLYPVFLLDPHLYNDTRMGINCWRFLLGALKDLDCSLRKLNSRLFIVQGRPEDVLPKLFNKWKVTKLTYEYDTEPYSLVRDKTVTALAKEHGVEVIYKISHTLYDIERIIEENNGKAPLTYNRMQAIVKTLGPPKKPVPAPTLEDMAEVKTPCPDSHEQQYEIPALEELCPDAAALGEELFPGGEQEALRRLDEHMKQTAWVCKFEKPQTSPNSLSPSTTVLSPYVTFGCLSARTFWWRLTDVYRGKKHSDPPVSLHGQLLWREFFYTASVGIPNFNKMVGNPVCTQIDWDTNSEYLAAWREARTGFPFIDAIMTQLRQEGWIHHLARHAVACFLTRGDLWISWEEGQKVFEELLLDGDWALNAGNWQWLSASTFFHQYFRVYSPVAFGKKTDKNGDYIKKYLPLLKKFPAQYIYEPWKAPRSVQQAAGCIVGKDYPHPIVQHEVISKKNIQRMKSAYAKRSSDNTDTPTKKQGVKRKGPSVVDMMKKKERRKSSSS from the exons ATGGCTGATACATGTATTCACTGGTTCCGCAAAGGACTGAGGCTGCACGACAACCCAGCGCTCCTGGCTGCACTGAGGGACTGTAAGCAGCTATACCCTGTGTTCCTCCTGGACCCTCACCTCTATAACGACACACGCATGGGCATCAACTGCTGGAGGTTCCTCCTCGGAGCCCTGAAAGACCTGGACTGCAGCCTGAGGAAGCTCAACTCCAG GCTGTTTATCGTGCAAGGCAGACCAGAGGACGTTCTCCCCAAGCTGTTCAACAAGTGGAAAGTAACAAAGCTGACCTATGAGTATGACACTGAGCCCTACAGTCTAGTCCGGGACAAAACAGTGACTGCATTGGCCAAAGAACACGGAGTAGAAGTCATCTACAAAATCTCTCATACCCTTTATGATATAGAGAG GATAATCGAGGAAAACAATGGGAAAGCTCCTCTTACTTATAACCGAATGCAGGCAATAGTGAAAACTCTTGGTCCTCCGAAGAAACCTGTCCCTGCACCAACCCTGGAAGACATGGCAG AGGTGAAGACCCCTTGCCCAGACAGCCATGAGCAGCAGTATGAGATCCCTGCACTGGAGGAGCTCTGCCCAGATGCTGCAGCTCTGGGAGAGGAGCTGTTTCcaggaggagaacaggaggcTCTGAGGAGACTGGatgaacacatgaaacaaacg GCATGGGTGTGTAAATTTGAGAAGCCCCAGACGTCTCCAAACTCTCTGAGCCCCAGCACCACTGTTCTCAGTCCGTACGTCACCTTCGGCTGCTTGTCTGCTCGCACCTTCTGGTGGAGGCTGACAGATGTCTATCGGGGG AAGAAGCACTCAGATCCTCCAGTGTCCCTGCATGGCCAGTTACTGTGGAGAGAGTTCTTCTACACAGCCAGTGTTGGTATCCCAAACTTCAACAAGATGGTGGGCAACCCTGTCTGTACTCAAATTGACTGGGACACTAACTCTGAATATCTGGCTGCATGGAGAGAG GCCCGGACTGGGTTCCCCTTCATTGATGCCATCATGACTCAGCTGAGACAGGAGGGCTGGATCCACCACCTGGCCAGACATGCTGTCGCTTGTTTCCTGACCAGGGGAGATCTGTGGATCAGCTGGGAAGAAGGGCAGAAG gttTTTGAAGAGCTCCTGTTGGATGGTGACTGGGCTCTGAATGCTGGGAACTGGCAGTGGCTCTCAGCCAGTACCTTCTTCCATCAGTACTTCAGGGTCTACTCGCCCGTCGCCTTCGGCAAGAAGACGGACAAAAATGGAGACTACATAAA gaAGTACCTTCCTCTTCTAAAGAAGTTCCCAGCTCAGTATATCTATGAGCCTTGGAAAGCTCCTCGCAGTGTCCAGCAGGCAGCAggatgcattgtgggtaaagaCTACCCACATCCTATTGTACAACATGAGGTGATCAGCAAGAAGAACATCCAGAGGATGAAGTCAGCTTATGCAAAGAGATCCTCAGACAACACTGATACACCCACTAAAAAGCAAG GTGTAAAGCGCAAGGGTCCATCTGTTGTGGACatgatgaagaagaaagaaagaagaaaatcaagCTCTAGTTAA